A region of the Paenibacillus sp. J23TS9 genome:
ACGCTCCTGAGTCAGGAAGGGATCGAACGCCAGGATGTTCATACCGAATGCTTTCGCACGCTTTGCTACTTCACTGCCGATCCGTCCCATACCCATGACGCCGAGAGTCTTATTGCGAAGTTCGACGCCCAGGAAGGATTTCCGGTCCCATACGCCACCAACCGTTTTGGCATAAGCCTGTGGAATATGCCGAGCCAGAGCCATCATCATGGCAAAGGTGTGCTCACAAGTGGTAATGGTATTGCCGTCAGGAGCATTAATAACGATGATTCCGCGCTTGGTAGCTGCCTCAAGATCAATGTTATCCACACCTACGCCGGCGCGGCCAACCACCTTGAGATTTGTACCTGCTTCCATAATTTTTTCCGTGACACGTGTTTGGCTGCGGACGAGAAGGGCATCATACTCTCCGATAATGGCAACAAGCTCATCCTCTCCGAGTCCCGTCTTTTTCTCTACCAGGACATCGGCTGCATCCATCAGCTGCTGAATTCCCAGATCACTGATTGGATCCGATACTAACACTTTAAACATGGTTTCTTTCCTCCTCATTCTGTTGGAAAACATATATAATAGAGGGCTGTATTTCACAAAAAATACATTCCCGTAAAACCATACTCAGATGCTTTGTGGAAATATTGTATTCCCTGGGCAACGCGGTGCTGTATAAAAGAGTGAAGGTATGCTGTTACTCGGATTCCGCCCGCAACTTGGGAGAACAACGGACAAATGGCTTAATATAACAAAAAAACCCTCAATCCGCACACTACTTGCGTAGTAAGGGACGAGAGTTGTTCGTGGTACCACCCTAATTCACCACCGGATATTGCATCCGGCAGCCTCAGAGGCCTTCTAAAGACCTGATTTGATAACGGAAATGACCCGGTCGCACCTACTGTAATGTTCAATGCAACTTCTCTGGAACGCTAAGACGGCTTGACTGTCACCGGTTTGCACCAACCACCGGCTCTCTGAAGACTTTCAAGGGTCTTTTTTCCTTCATCGGTTTTAACTCGTTAATTTTTTCATAATGTATCACGGCCCCGTGATGGCTGTCAATAGGGAATCTTGGCTCCTTGAATCTTCTGCGCTAAATCTGCTATGATTTTTATGATATTATTTGACGTTTTCCTGTGGGCATTGTCGCTTTATGACTCGAAAAAGAAGGGAAGCTGGGGCAGCAGCTCATTTCCGCCGTATTGTGCCTTCAGTTTAATAAAATCCTTCGGATGAACGGCATTCTTTTTACGTAGAAAGTTAATGGTCTCCTGAAGTGAGTTAAGTTTATACGTTTTGGTCTTTCCTGCTGCAATCCAGGAATCAATGAATGCGGTGACATCCTGCGGATCGGCTGCACTGAAGAAGGCGCTGCTCAGCATGATGGAGGCTACCGCTTCGTTTTTCACCATCAACGGGTAAGATTCCCATTCGGTCAGTTTTAGGGTTGAGGGCATGATATATTGATTCGGGATGGACGGACTCACCTTTGTTCCCCATTTCAGCATGGAGGAATAATATTGTTTTTGAGCCAAGAGACCGTATTTCACCGCATTTTGATAATATGCATCCTCTTCGAGCGAATCAAGGATAGTTTTTGAATTCGATTCCGTCACAGCCGCGTGTTGAGCAGCCTTACTGAACAACCGCAGGCTTTTCAGTGTGTTATTTTGGGACTGCTGCAGCAGAGGTGAAGAGTCATACATGGAGATTTGGAGAACCTCATTATATTTTTGATCTGCCAGCTTGGAAAGGCTTTTGAAAATGCCGGATTTTTCTTTCGCAAAGATACCAGCAGTTTCGGTTTGTGCCAGCCATTCGCTCTTGAATTCCCGATAAGGCAAAAATACGGTATGATAGAAGGTGACGACATCCTGCTGCTGGTAGGAATCGGTGAAATCGGGTGTAGCGGATGATAACTTCAGATAGTTGTACTTTTCCTCCATACGGTTGGCACCTACCTGAACCCCTGACAGAAACGCTGCTGCTGTCACAATCAATGCGAGTATAAATAATAGGCTGAAGTAAAGCTCGAAACGGGAGGGGCGGTTTTTCATGATCTCTTGCACTCCTTCAAAATGGTGATGATCCTTGTATCGTTTAATAACTAAAGACAGGCAGGCATAATATGAAAAAATTTAAATTCCGTGCGCCGAAGTTGAAGCAGGCGACACCAGATCAGCTGACAGACCGTCTGCTCCTGATCAATCTTTATCTTACACAAGGTCTTACCTTAATTATCGGATTGGCCTGGATATTATTTCAGAAGAGAAATCCTTTCGAATTATTCGTGCCGCATAAAGGTGACTATTTTGTGGCTTGGGGGCTGGGACTGGCTGCCGTCATGTTTTTAATTGATTTTCTGGTGTCCCGCGTAACGCCAGAGGAAGTCATGGATGACGGCGGAATCAACAACATGCTGTTTCAAAACCGTCCTGTTTGGCATATTGTATTGATAGCGGCTCTGGTGGCGGTATGCGAAGAGCTGCTGTTCCGGGGTGCTATCCAGCATTCATTCGGTCCGTACTGGACCAGTATTTTGTTCGCCGTGATCCATGTCCGCTATTTGAAGCACTGGATTCCGACGGGCTGGGTATTCCTGAGCAGCTTCGGACTCGGTTATATCTACATACACTCCGGCACACTTCTTGCCCCTGTGGTATGCCATTTTGCGATAGATTGTATTTCCGGGTTAGTGATTCGATTTCGGAGGGAATCATGAGTAGTGAATTAAGCAGAGTTGAAACGTATAACAGAAGCCGAAAAAAAAACCAAACAAAAAAGCCCCCTGCAACTTCTGAAGAAGCTCCTAAGGCTAAGCCCGCGAATAGCCGTAGGGAACAGAAGAAGCCGGCAGCTGCCCCTCCTTTAAGCAGGGTGAGGGCAATGAAGGAGAGGAAAAGCCGCGGAGTTTTATCTTCTCCTGCAGACAGCCGGTCAGAAGCCCCGCAGGTATCTGATCCAAAGCCGGATCCCAAACAGACATACCCTTCCCGCGCACATAAGCATAAAGCGGGTTATGGAGCTGCAAGCACAGAAGAGGAGCTGGACTCTGCCCCGGCACGTTCTGAAACCTATGGTTCACGCAGAAATGTGATCAGCAAGTACTTTACCAACTCTTTATTTTTCTTGTTCCTTGTTCTGACGGTATTTCTCGTATACTGGGGTGTGAAGGGTGCACCCCCACTGGAGGACTTATGGTAACGGCAGTGCTGCTTTGGATCGCCGGATTCCTTGTTTTATGCTGTGTGCTGATTTTTGCAAGGATGTCCTATGAGGCACGGCTTCATGCCGTTACGCATTCAGAAGTTATAATGGAAGGCTTGCCGGAAGCTTTCGATGGCTGCAGCATTTTTTTTATCTCCGATATTCACAAGCGCAAGCTTTCGGACAAATATTTGCAGGAATTTAAAGGCAAAGCGGATTGGGTAATTCTTGGCGGGGATATTATGGAGAAAAACGTTCCGTTAGAGCGTGTGAAGGAAAACTTGGAGATTTTATCAGACTTGGGTCAGGTATACGCCGTATACGGTAATCATGATCTGAAGGCAGATCCCGAAGGATTGGAACAGGTGCTAAGAGATACGGGTGGAATTCTACTAAGGGATCAGAACATACGGCTGGAACGAGAAGGAGAAGAGGTATGCCTGACAGGCGTCGACCAGCCGCTAACCAAGCGGGATGGTTATCCTGGGGTTCCGGATTTGCCGGACGGTGATATTAAGGCGTGCAGGATTGTTGTGGTACATGACCCCGCCTGGATCCGCTATGCTTCCGATAAACCGGATCTGATTCTTGCAGGGCACACACATGGCGGGCAAATCAGACTGCCATTTTTCGGGGCGATCAGATTGAACGCTTTTTACCGCAAATATGATTGCGGCTGGTTTAGATGGTATCAGCCGCAGTCTGCTGTGAAGCTGCCGCAAATGCTGATCAGCCGCGGATTCGGCAATAGGCGCGTCGCGCTCCGCTTATGCTGTCCTGCCGAGATGCACCTTATTCGGTTGAAGAAGGGCACGGCTGGTAAGCTGAAGTAATTTTCCTGTATATACGAAAAGGCACTCGCCCCGACAATGAATTGGGAAGAGTGCCTTTGTTTAGTTTCGTCACATTATCTCATATCAAGTTCAATACTGCGGGGATCCACAAACGTGTAGCCCTTGCTCTCAAGCTTGGTCAGCAGTTGATCAAGCGCTTCGGTGGTCCATGAGAGCTCATGCATCAGAATGTTGCTTCCGGCATGCAGCTGGTCCATAACGTTTTGGATCACCTTATGTGGATTATCTGTCCCTTTGGACTTCATCGTCCAATCGAGAGAACCGTTTGACCAGGTCATGTACAGAAGTCCGTTTTCCTTCGCGATCTTCTTGCCCACATCTCCGCCTTCACCGAAAGGAGGCCGGAAGAATACAGGCGATTCTCCAATTGTATCCTTTACGATCTTTTGTACATCTTCAATTTGCTTTTTCACTTTTGCTTCTGGTTCTTTTCGCAAGGAAATGTGATCCCAGCTGTGATTGCCGATTATCTGTCCACGGTCATGGATCAGCTTAAGCAAATCCGGATTTTCTTTGACACGGTATCCATTTACGAAGAAAATTGCTTTGGCATGATGCTTGTCCAGCGTATCAATCAAGCTGTTAATCCATTCAGCCTTTTTAGGACCATCATCGAATGTCAGCAGCACGACCTTTTTCTCCGTGCCTTCTTCATTTGGGACAATATTGTATGCCTTATTCATGTGGTATTTCAAAGGTACGGCAGCAGTTTCACCATTTTGTCCCGCCGCGTTATCCTGGGTACCATCATTTTGCGTGCCTGTTTCTTTCGTTCCGTCTGGCTCATCTTTGCCGGCTTCTCCGGATTGATTTCCATTGGAAGCATTCTCATGTCCTGAATCATCATTTGAGCCTTGAACGGCTGTTGTCGTCGTTTTAGTGTTGTCTTGGGTAGTCGTGTTTTGATTCTTGTCTGCAGTCGTTTCGTTTTTGCCGCCGCATGCGCTTAACAACAAGGCAGTCACAAGAAGAAGCGCAGCTGTCTTTTTAACCATTTTTCCATCTCACTTTCCTGTTTTTATGCCGCATGAGTATGTCCTTTTCCGCGAACAATACACTTGAGTTTATCACATAAGGAGGTTGTAATTGTGAATACTTCGTCATTTATAAGCGGTGTGCTGATTGGTGCCGCAGCTACGGCTATCATGTCCAAAAACAAAGGCTCGATCACTTCCGCAATTACTCAAAATGCGGGGAAAATGATGGATATGAGTTCCCTTGGAATGAATAGTTCAGGGAGCCATAGCAGCCAACATGTCCAGACGCACTCCAAGGATCAAAGTATGAAGCAAATCAATGACTTCATCAACTCGAATCCAGACGTGAAAAGAGAAGTGGACATGATTATGAAGGAAACCAATACGGTCATACCTGGAATGTAAACGAAACGCAAGCCTTTAGAATCATTTTTAGAGCAGGTAATGCTCGAAATGATTCTTTTTTTTGTCTATTTTACAGCGTGCATTTCTGGTTATATAATGATAACATACTT
Encoded here:
- a CDS encoding CPBP family intramembrane glutamic endopeptidase, with the protein product MKKFKFRAPKLKQATPDQLTDRLLLINLYLTQGLTLIIGLAWILFQKRNPFELFVPHKGDYFVAWGLGLAAVMFLIDFLVSRVTPEEVMDDGGINNMLFQNRPVWHIVLIAALVAVCEELLFRGAIQHSFGPYWTSILFAVIHVRYLKHWIPTGWVFLSSFGLGYIYIHSGTLLAPVVCHFAIDCISGLVIRFRRES
- a CDS encoding metallophosphoesterase → MVTAVLLWIAGFLVLCCVLIFARMSYEARLHAVTHSEVIMEGLPEAFDGCSIFFISDIHKRKLSDKYLQEFKGKADWVILGGDIMEKNVPLERVKENLEILSDLGQVYAVYGNHDLKADPEGLEQVLRDTGGILLRDQNIRLEREGEEVCLTGVDQPLTKRDGYPGVPDLPDGDIKACRIVVVHDPAWIRYASDKPDLILAGHTHGGQIRLPFFGAIRLNAFYRKYDCGWFRWYQPQSAVKLPQMLISRGFGNRRVALRLCCPAEMHLIRLKKGTAGKLK
- a CDS encoding polysaccharide deacetylase family protein, which encodes MVKKTAALLLVTALLLSACGGKNETTADKNQNTTTQDNTKTTTTAVQGSNDDSGHENASNGNQSGEAGKDEPDGTKETGTQNDGTQDNAAGQNGETAAVPLKYHMNKAYNIVPNEEGTEKKVVLLTFDDGPKKAEWINSLIDTLDKHHAKAIFFVNGYRVKENPDLLKLIHDRGQIIGNHSWDHISLRKEPEAKVKKQIEDVQKIVKDTIGESPVFFRPPFGEGGDVGKKIAKENGLLYMTWSNGSLDWTMKSKGTDNPHKVIQNVMDQLHAGSNILMHELSWTTEALDQLLTKLESKGYTFVDPRSIELDMR